TAACAGCCGTTTCCGCGCGCCCTGGTATCAGCCGGGTGACAGCGGACGTTTTTATGCGCAGTGGATTGAAAATGCGGTGCGTGGCACCTTTGACCATCAGTGTCTGCTGGCGGTTGACAAAGCCGGGGTGATGGAAGGTTTTGTTTCCCTGCGTGAACTGGGCAATGGCGAGGCGCGTATTGGCCTGCTGGCGACGTTACCCGAGGCGCGCGGTAAAGGTGTGGGGCAGCGTTTAATGCATGCGGCGGCGGACTGGTGTCAGGCGCGTCGTATTCCAACGCTGCGTGTGGCCACCCAACTCAGTAATCTCGCCGCGATGCGGCTCTATCTTAGTCGCGGCGCCACACTTGAAAGCACCGCGTACTGGCTATACAGGTGACCCAATGATTCCATTTAATGCACCACCGGTGGTGGGAACCGAACTCGAATATATGCAGTCGGCGATGGCCAGCGGCAAGCTGTGCGGCGATGGCGGCTTTACCCGTCGCTGCCAGCAGTGGATGGAGCATCAGTTTGGCAGTAAAAAAGTATTGCTGACGCCATCCTGCACCGCCTCGCTGGAAATGGCGGCGATACTGATTAATATCCAGCCCGGCGATGAAGTGATTATGCCGAGCTATACCTTTGTCTCAACGGCCAATGCCTTTGTGCTGCGCGGCGCGACTATTGTGTTTGTCGATGTGCGACCAGACACCATGAATATCGATGAGACGCTGATTGAAGCGGCGATCACCGATCGTACGCGCGCCATTGTGCCGGTACATTATGCCGGTGTGGCCTGTGAGATGGATGAGATTATGGCGCTGGCGCAGCGCTATCAGCTGTTTGTGATTGAAGATGCCGCGCAGGGCGTGATGTCCAGCTACAAGGGCAAGGCGCTGGGCACCATTGGTCATATTGGCTGCTTCAGCTTCCATGAAACCAAAAACTACACCGCCGGTGGCGAAGGCGGCGCGACGTTGATCAACGATGCATCGCTGGTTGAGCGCGCCGAGGTGATCCGTGAGAAAGGCACCAACCGTAGTCAGTTCTTCCGTGGCCAGGTGGATAAATATACCTGGCGGGATATCGGGTCCAGCTATCTGATGGCCGATTTACAGGCGGCTTATCTGTGGGCGCAACTGGAAGCCGCGACAAAGATTAACCATCAGCGTTTACGCCTGTGGCAGCGTTATTACGATGCCTTACAACCGGTTGCCGCCCGTGGATTAATCACCCTGCCGTCGATGCCGGCTCACTGCCAGCACAATGCGCATATGTTTTACATTAAGCTGCGCAACCATGATCAGCGTCAGGCGCTGATCGCCTGGCTGAAGGAAGCGGAAATTCTGGCGGTATTCCACTATATTCCGCTGCACAGTTCACCCGCCGGGGAGCGCTTCGGTCGCTTTGCTGGTGAAGATCGGGTGACCACGGCGGATAGTGAGCGCCTGCTGCGTCTGCCGCTGTTTTACAATTTATCGGACAATAACCAGAGCACGGTTATCAATTCGCTGCTGAGCTTCTTCTCCTGATATGTCACTGGCCAAAGCCTCAGTGTGGACCGCCGCGTCGACACTGGTAAAAATCGCTGCCGGATTGCTGGTGGTTAAGTTGCTGGCGGTCTCTTATGGACCGGGCGGGGTGGGACAGGCGGGTAACTTTCGTCAGTTAATCACCGTGTTAGGCGTGCTGGCTGGCGCCGGTATTTTTAACGGTATCACCAAGTATGTCGCCGAATATCAGCAACAGCCGGAGAAACTGCGCGCGGTGACCGGCACCGCCTCCAGTATGGTGCTGGGCTTTTCGACGCTGCTGGCGGTG
This is a stretch of genomic DNA from Winslowiella toletana. It encodes these proteins:
- the rffA gene encoding dTDP-4-amino-4,6-dideoxygalactose transaminase, with translation MIPFNAPPVVGTELEYMQSAMASGKLCGDGGFTRRCQQWMEHQFGSKKVLLTPSCTASLEMAAILINIQPGDEVIMPSYTFVSTANAFVLRGATIVFVDVRPDTMNIDETLIEAAITDRTRAIVPVHYAGVACEMDEIMALAQRYQLFVIEDAAQGVMSSYKGKALGTIGHIGCFSFHETKNYTAGGEGGATLINDASLVERAEVIREKGTNRSQFFRGQVDKYTWRDIGSSYLMADLQAAYLWAQLEAATKINHQRLRLWQRYYDALQPVAARGLITLPSMPAHCQHNAHMFYIKLRNHDQRQALIAWLKEAEILAVFHYIPLHSSPAGERFGRFAGEDRVTTADSERLLRLPLFYNLSDNNQSTVINSLLSFFS
- the rffC gene encoding dTDP-4-amino-4,6-dideoxy-D-galactose acyltransferase, whose amino-acid sequence is MHILATIKPLEWENQFFGINSALLDFSAPQPLTEAQLAACDLLQARLGSHQTAEIDALSAIGFRLVEGEADMSIAISATQRQSGIRIARSEHIPQLRAVASEAFANSRFRAPWYQPGDSGRFYAQWIENAVRGTFDHQCLLAVDKAGVMEGFVSLRELGNGEARIGLLATLPEARGKGVGQRLMHAAADWCQARRIPTLRVATQLSNLAAMRLYLSRGATLESTAYWLYR